A region from the Candidatus Thiothrix putei genome encodes:
- the btuB gene encoding TonB-dependent vitamin B12 receptor has protein sequence MKLSPLAAQFGTVTLCLLASPLVLAEDATTLDEIVVTADRKARTVDETLAPVSIITRKDIEHYQATSVPEVLRRLPGITLSNSGGVGKATSVFIRGTNSSHVLVLVDGIKMGSATTGTVAFEDLPLDQVERIEVVRGPRSSLYGSEAIGGVIQIFTRKGGKGFQPEISISAGSNNTQKANVNLAGGNTTTWYNLNAGTEQTDGFNATANNKEPDADGYERDSVALRAGHRFANGTDVDVSLLQAQGNNDYDGAFGNQGEFVQQAVSGKLRHTLGDQAVLTAQLGQSKDESDNFKDGDFKSRFNTTRTTATVQADVQITSNSSLTVGIDQQNDKVDSNTTYDVTSRDNTGVFSSYQHSIGTTQFDVSARHDDNEQFGKHTTGSVAVGRDFNNGMRVTAAYGTAFKAPTFNNLYFPFSGDASLQPEESQNVEVGVSGKAASDKVRWSANAFSNTIDNLISYPPPTYKVSQTDKARIQGVELSAGTQLAGWEVNTNLTLQKPENRSGVDAGNNLILRPERLASMDIDRDLGKFRVGATVRGESQRYTDTANTESKKLSGYGTLDLRADYQVAKSWTVGAKLSNVLDKDYQTNNGYNQDGVNGLVTVKYAPK, from the coding sequence ATGAAATTATCCCCTCTTGCCGCGCAGTTCGGCACTGTTACCCTTTGCCTGTTGGCATCCCCGCTGGTATTGGCAGAAGATGCCACCACCCTCGATGAAATCGTTGTCACGGCTGACCGCAAAGCCCGTACCGTTGACGAAACCTTAGCCCCCGTCAGCATTATTACCCGTAAAGACATTGAGCACTATCAGGCGACGAGTGTGCCGGAAGTATTGCGGCGTTTACCCGGTATTACCCTGAGCAACAGCGGTGGCGTAGGCAAAGCGACCTCGGTATTTATCCGGGGCACGAATTCCAGCCACGTCTTGGTGCTGGTTGACGGCATTAAAATGGGTTCAGCAACCACGGGTACGGTGGCATTTGAAGACTTGCCACTGGATCAGGTAGAACGTATCGAAGTCGTGCGTGGCCCGCGTTCCAGCTTGTACGGGTCGGAAGCGATTGGTGGTGTCATCCAAATTTTCACCCGCAAAGGCGGCAAGGGTTTCCAGCCGGAAATCAGCATCAGTGCAGGCAGTAACAATACTCAAAAAGCCAACGTCAATCTGGCGGGCGGTAATACGACAACCTGGTACAACCTCAATGCAGGCACGGAACAAACCGACGGTTTCAACGCCACCGCCAATAATAAAGAGCCAGATGCCGATGGTTACGAACGCGACAGCGTTGCTTTGCGTGCCGGACACCGCTTTGCCAATGGCACGGATGTAGACGTTTCCCTGTTGCAAGCGCAAGGCAACAATGATTACGACGGCGCTTTCGGCAACCAAGGCGAGTTTGTGCAGCAAGCAGTCAGTGGCAAGTTGCGCCACACACTGGGCGATCAAGCCGTGCTGACCGCGCAACTTGGGCAGTCAAAGGACGAAAGTGACAACTTCAAGGACGGTGATTTCAAAAGCCGTTTTAACACCACCCGCACGACAGCAACCGTGCAAGCTGATGTACAAATCACCAGCAACAGTTCTTTGACAGTCGGCATTGACCAGCAAAACGACAAGGTGGACAGCAACACGACCTACGATGTGACTAGCCGCGACAATACGGGGGTATTTAGCAGTTATCAGCACTCAATCGGCACAACTCAATTCGATGTTTCGGCGCGTCATGATGACAATGAACAATTTGGCAAGCATACCACTGGCAGCGTGGCGGTCGGGCGTGATTTCAACAATGGAATGCGCGTGACAGCAGCTTATGGCACGGCATTCAAAGCCCCTACCTTCAATAATTTGTACTTCCCGTTCAGTGGTGATGCCAGCTTGCAGCCGGAGGAATCCCAAAATGTGGAAGTAGGCGTTTCTGGCAAAGCCGCCAGTGACAAAGTGCGTTGGTCAGCCAATGCCTTCAGTAACACCATCGACAATTTGATTAGCTACCCACCGCCGACCTACAAGGTCAGCCAAACCGACAAGGCACGGATTCAAGGCGTGGAACTGAGTGCCGGAACGCAATTGGCAGGCTGGGAGGTGAACACCAATCTTACCCTCCAGAAACCAGAAAACCGCAGCGGTGTGGATGCGGGTAATAACCTGATACTCCGCCCCGAACGGCTTGCCAGCATGGATATTGACCGTGACCTTGGCAAATTCCGCGTGGGTGCAACAGTACGTGGCGAAAGCCAGCGTTATACCGATACCGCCAATACCGAGAGCAAAAAGCTTTCGGGTTATGGCACGTTGGACTTACGCGCCGATTACCAAGTTGCGAAAAGCTGGACGGTCGGGGCAAAACTCAGCAACGTATTGGACAAAGATTACCAAACCAACAACGGCTATAATCAAGACGGTGTTAATGGTCTGGTGACGGTTAAATACGCACCGAAGTAA
- a CDS encoding methyltransferase domain-containing protein: MNPVFWRCPLCNESLTLVERTWVCANRHSFDRAKEGYVNLLLVNRKHSADPGDNKAMLDSRRYFLQQGFYAPLAMALVAAIREHFPDTEQALTVLDAGCGEGYYLNQLVQSLGANVQGYGTDISRAAMRLAAKQYPALSFAVASSFAVPLADASVDVLVRVFAPASEAEIVRVLKPGGLYLWAYPAAQHLFELRQLIYDTPQPHTVEELPPLDGMQECPPLSVNYPVTLPDQASIAALLHMTPYYWSASAAKQADCHHLASLNLTVDFAVRMMRKVIN, translated from the coding sequence ATGAATCCCGTGTTTTGGCGTTGTCCGTTATGTAATGAATCGCTGACTTTGGTCGAGCGTACTTGGGTGTGTGCCAACCGCCACAGTTTCGACCGTGCGAAAGAAGGTTACGTGAACCTGCTGTTGGTTAACCGCAAGCATTCGGCTGACCCCGGTGACAACAAAGCGATGTTGGATAGCCGTCGCTATTTCCTGCAACAGGGATTTTACGCGCCGTTGGCAATGGCATTGGTGGCGGCGATTCGTGAGCATTTCCCTGACACGGAGCAAGCGCTGACAGTGTTGGATGCAGGCTGTGGCGAAGGCTATTACCTCAACCAACTCGTGCAATCCCTCGGTGCTAACGTGCAAGGCTACGGCACGGATATTTCGCGGGCAGCGATGCGGCTGGCGGCGAAACAGTACCCAGCGTTGTCATTCGCGGTGGCTTCTAGCTTTGCTGTGCCGTTGGCGGATGCATCGGTGGATGTGTTGGTGCGCGTGTTTGCGCCTGCCTCTGAAGCGGAGATTGTGCGCGTGTTGAAACCGGGCGGGCTGTATTTGTGGGCATACCCTGCCGCCCAACATTTGTTCGAGTTGCGCCAGTTGATTTACGACACGCCGCAACCGCATACGGTGGAGGAATTGCCGCCGCTGGATGGGATGCAGGAATGCCCGCCATTGTCGGTGAATTACCCTGTCACCTTGCCGGATCAGGCAAGTATTGCGGCATTGTTGCACATGACCCCGTATTACTGGTCAGCGAGTGCCGCAAAACAAGCCGATTGCCACCACTTAGCGTCATTGAATTTGACGGTGGATTTTGCCGTGCGGATGATGCGCAAAGTGATTAACTGA
- the cbiB gene encoding adenosylcobinamide-phosphate synthase CbiB: MSLSLCLLAPAVLLDRLLGEPPRFHPLVGFGKLADWLESHFNNRSIHYGILAWCLAVLPFSVAVWWLDTLIGGLWLSVLCGWLAIGWQSLRQHAQWVQQALLADDLPQARQKVGWLVSRDTSQLDSPQISRACIESVLENGSDAVFAPLFWLMIGGAPAVMLYRLSNTLDAMWGYRNERFERFGKWAARVDDVLNWIPARLTALTYALCGNVATALQAWRTQGSRWYSPNAGVVMAAGAGALQVQLGGDAVYAGQTKARPSLGAGAIPDASAITRAIGLLDRGVYLWAVLSLITGGMLVFFT, encoded by the coding sequence ATGAGCCTGTCTCTTTGCTTGCTTGCCCCTGCTGTATTGCTCGATCGGCTGTTAGGCGAACCCCCGCGTTTTCACCCGCTGGTCGGCTTCGGCAAGCTGGCGGATTGGCTGGAATCCCACTTCAATAACCGCAGCATTCACTACGGCATACTGGCGTGGTGTTTGGCTGTGTTGCCTTTCAGCGTTGCCGTTTGGTGGCTGGATACGCTCATCGGTGGACTTTGGCTTAGTGTGCTGTGCGGTTGGTTGGCGATTGGCTGGCAAAGCCTGCGCCAACACGCCCAGTGGGTGCAACAAGCACTGCTGGCGGATGATTTACCGCAAGCACGGCAAAAAGTCGGTTGGCTGGTCAGCCGCGACACCTCCCAACTCGATAGCCCCCAGATCAGCCGTGCCTGCATCGAATCGGTGCTGGAAAATGGCAGCGACGCGGTGTTTGCCCCCTTGTTTTGGCTAATGATCGGCGGTGCGCCAGCAGTCATGTTGTACCGCCTGAGTAATACGCTGGATGCGATGTGGGGTTATCGCAATGAACGTTTTGAGCGTTTCGGCAAGTGGGCAGCGCGGGTGGACGATGTGTTGAACTGGATTCCGGCACGCTTGACCGCGTTAACCTATGCGCTATGCGGGAATGTTGCCACTGCGCTGCAAGCGTGGCGTACCCAAGGCAGCCGTTGGTACAGCCCCAACGCGGGGGTGGTGATGGCAGCGGGAGCGGGTGCATTGCAGGTACAACTTGGCGGCGATGCGGTGTATGCGGGGCAAACCAAAGCCCGCCCATCACTCGGTGCGGGTGCAATACCGGACGCATCCGCGATTACCCGCGCTATCGGCTTGCTGGATCGCGGCGTGTATCTGTGGGCGGTGCTGTCATTAATCACAGGAGGAATGCTTGTTTTCTTCACATGA
- the cobS gene encoding adenosylcobinamide-GDP ribazoletransferase has translation MHNIPRYFFLALSFLTRIPVSDLGKLEAVDFGRAALFYPLVGLLIGALLCLPLVLFPHAPAVLLAAIVTVLWAAITGGLHLDGLADSADAWLGGFGDVEKTHRILKDPLIGAAGAIALVGLLLLKFAALVVVLEHGAWWVILLAPVLGRVLVLLLFLTTPYVRAGGLASAVTEQLPRTLAWWLTLVTLVAVALVSLQGLLAVLLGFWLLRRMMVQRLRGCTGDTAGAAVESGEMLWLVGVALGMPV, from the coding sequence ATGCATAATATACCCCGCTATTTTTTCCTTGCGCTGTCATTTCTGACCCGTATTCCAGTGTCGGATTTGGGGAAGCTGGAAGCAGTGGATTTTGGGCGGGCAGCTTTATTTTATCCATTGGTGGGCTTGTTGATTGGTGCTTTGTTGTGCCTCCCGCTGGTATTGTTTCCACACGCACCGGCGGTATTGCTGGCAGCAATAGTGACCGTGTTATGGGCGGCTATTACTGGCGGGCTGCATCTGGATGGGTTGGCAGACAGTGCCGATGCGTGGCTTGGCGGTTTTGGCGATGTGGAAAAGACGCACCGTATTCTCAAAGACCCGTTGATCGGTGCGGCGGGTGCAATCGCGCTGGTCGGGTTGTTATTGCTGAAATTCGCCGCGTTGGTGGTGGTGTTGGAACACGGGGCGTGGTGGGTGATCTTGCTGGCTCCGGTATTGGGGCGGGTGTTGGTATTGTTACTGTTTTTGACCACACCTTATGTGCGGGCTGGCGGTTTAGCCAGTGCCGTTACCGAACAGTTGCCACGCACTTTGGCTTGGTGGCTTACGTTGGTAACGTTGGTAGCGGTGGCGCTGGTTTCTTTGCAAGGTTTGTTGGCGGTGCTGCTTGGGTTTTGGTTATTGCGCCGGATGATGGTGCAGCGTTTGCGAGGCTGTACTGGCGATACGGCAGGTGCAGCGGTGGAAAGTGGTGAGATGTTGTGGCTGGTTGGGGTGGCGTTGGGGATGCCTGTTTGA
- the cobD gene encoding threonine-phosphate decarboxylase CobD, with protein MFSSHEHGGQLRAASRTFGIPLKNWLDLSTGISPWPYPLSPVPPECWQRLPETDDGLESIAARYYDHTAPENLLPVAGTQQAIRLLPTVLGGNKRVGILSPAYRSHYQAWQAAGHQVQEIAPDTVEAHLPQLDVLVVVNPTNPTARYYDADILWNWLLALRRHDGWLVVDEAFMDAWDDSLIRFWKTPPQQLVVLRSLGKFFGLAGVRLGFVWAKPEWLQQLAALQDDWSVSHPARWAGKQALADAAWQQQQTIRLVKASARLQRLLAKHYGVAVSSTQLFAYVPLPAAQQEFVRLAQLGILVRLFQHPPALRFGLPASESQWRRLKQGIQSCPH; from the coding sequence TTGTTTTCTTCACATGAACACGGTGGGCAATTGCGTGCTGCCAGCCGCACTTTTGGCATCCCACTAAAAAACTGGCTGGATTTATCCACGGGTATCAGCCCTTGGCCTTACCCTTTATCGCCCGTTCCGCCTGAATGTTGGCAGCGTTTACCGGAAACGGATGATGGGCTGGAAAGCATTGCCGCCCGCTATTACGACCACACAGCGCCAGAAAACCTGTTGCCGGTCGCTGGTACGCAGCAAGCTATCCGCCTGCTGCCCACCGTGCTGGGGGGGAACAAACGGGTCGGCATCCTCAGCCCCGCTTACCGCAGCCATTATCAGGCGTGGCAAGCGGCTGGGCATCAGGTGCAGGAAATTGCCCCCGATACGGTGGAGGCGCATTTGCCGCAACTGGATGTGCTGGTTGTTGTCAACCCCACCAACCCGACTGCACGGTATTACGATGCTGACATCCTCTGGAACTGGCTGCTGGCTTTGCGCCGACATGACGGCTGGTTGGTGGTTGATGAAGCCTTCATGGACGCTTGGGATGACAGCCTGATCCGTTTCTGGAAAACGCCGCCACAACAGTTGGTGGTATTGCGTTCCCTTGGCAAGTTTTTCGGGCTGGCAGGTGTGCGCCTTGGTTTCGTGTGGGCAAAGCCTGAATGGTTACAACAACTGGCAGCGTTGCAGGATGACTGGTCAGTTAGCCACCCTGCACGTTGGGCGGGCAAGCAGGCGTTGGCAGATGCGGCTTGGCAACAGCAGCAAACCATACGACTGGTCAAGGCTTCTGCCCGCTTGCAACGGCTGCTGGCAAAGCATTATGGCGTAGCGGTCAGTAGCACCCAGCTATTCGCTTACGTACCCTTGCCAGCGGCGCAACAGGAATTTGTCCGTTTGGCGCAGTTGGGGATACTGGTGCGTTTGTTTCAACACCCACCTGCCCTGCGGTTTGGCTTACCGGCTTCCGAAAGCCAATGGCGGCGGCTCAAACAAGGAATTCAATCATGCCCACATTAA
- a CDS encoding diphthine--ammonia ligase, with protein MKLISSWSGGKDACLALYRAMQAGHQPQALLTMLEADGSRTRAHALRPEVLQQQAAAMGLPLITPSVTWEGYRPVYVQALSEAKQQGAEALISGDIDLQAHREWLEQVGEEVGLAVLFPLWEDAHSALLAEFHAVGFTTHIIAVKQGVLDESWLGRKLDTAAMQELDAIGVDVCGESGEFHTFVTDGPLFSYPLKIQALGNFTGEYNYTFLDFTLA; from the coding sequence ATGAAACTGATCAGTTCATGGAGCGGGGGCAAGGATGCTTGCCTCGCCTTGTATCGCGCGATGCAGGCAGGGCATCAGCCGCAAGCATTGCTAACGATGCTGGAAGCGGACGGTTCACGCACCCGCGCCCATGCCCTACGTCCAGAAGTATTGCAGCAACAGGCGGCGGCAATGGGCTTGCCCTTGATCACGCCGTCGGTGACGTGGGAAGGGTATCGCCCGGTGTACGTCCAAGCCTTGAGCGAAGCCAAACAGCAAGGGGCTGAAGCTCTGATTTCGGGGGATATTGACCTTCAGGCACACCGCGAATGGCTGGAACAGGTGGGCGAAGAGGTGGGTCTAGCTGTGCTATTTCCGTTGTGGGAAGACGCACACTCGGCACTACTGGCGGAATTTCATGCTGTTGGTTTCACCACGCACATCATTGCTGTCAAGCAAGGCGTGTTGGATGAAAGCTGGTTAGGGCGTAAGCTGGATACTGCCGCTATGCAGGAACTGGATGCTATCGGTGTGGATGTTTGCGGCGAAAGCGGCGAATTTCATACTTTTGTGACCGATGGGCCGTTGTTTTCATACCCACTGAAAATACAGGCATTGGGTAATTTCACCGGCGAATACAACTACACCTTCCTTGATTTCACGCTGGCATGA
- the gdhA gene encoding NADP-specific glutamate dehydrogenase: MTVIQDVIETVKRRNPHEPEFHQAVHEVLASLAPVLDRRPDLRDAGILQRMVEPERQILFRVPWVDDAGQVQVNRGFRIQFNSAIGPYKGGLRFHPSVNASILKFLGFEQVFKNALTTLPMGGGKGGADFDPKGKSDAEVMRFCQSFMTELQRHIGAETDVPAGDIGVGAREIGFLFGQYRRIRNEFTGVLTGKGVNWGGSLIRPEATGYGVVYFAQAMLHTRHTTLEGKVCTVSGSGNVAQHAVAKLHEQGAKVISLSDSDGTIYDPTGIDVEKLAWVMELKNVRRGRISEYAEQFPAQYLPGKRPWGLPCDCAFPCATQNEMTADDADTLLANGCTLVCEGANMPSTLEAIARFQAARILFAPSKAANAGGVATSGLEMSQNALRMSWTRGEVDSKLHSIMVNIHQQCVETAAAYGQAGNYLAGANIAGFVKVADAMLAQGVI, from the coding sequence ATGACTGTGATTCAAGACGTGATCGAAACGGTAAAACGCCGCAATCCCCATGAGCCAGAATTTCACCAAGCGGTACATGAAGTGCTGGCATCGTTAGCGCCAGTGCTCGACAGGCGCCCGGATTTGCGCGATGCGGGCATTTTGCAGCGTATGGTCGAGCCGGAGCGCCAAATTCTATTCCGCGTGCCTTGGGTGGATGATGCGGGGCAGGTGCAGGTGAATCGTGGGTTTCGCATTCAATTCAATAGCGCGATTGGCCCTTACAAAGGCGGCTTGCGGTTTCACCCTAGCGTGAATGCCAGCATTTTGAAGTTTTTGGGCTTTGAGCAAGTGTTTAAAAATGCGTTAACCACTTTGCCAATGGGCGGGGGCAAGGGCGGCGCGGATTTTGACCCCAAAGGCAAATCGGATGCGGAAGTGATGCGTTTTTGCCAGTCGTTCATGACCGAATTGCAGCGGCACATTGGCGCGGAAACGGATGTGCCCGCCGGTGATATTGGCGTGGGGGCGCGTGAAATCGGCTTTTTGTTTGGTCAATACCGCCGCATTCGCAATGAATTTACCGGCGTACTAACCGGCAAAGGGGTGAACTGGGGTGGCTCGCTGATTCGCCCAGAAGCCACGGGTTACGGGGTGGTGTATTTTGCCCAAGCCATGCTGCATACCCGACATACGACATTAGAAGGCAAGGTGTGTACCGTTTCCGGTTCCGGCAATGTGGCGCAACACGCGGTCGCTAAGTTGCATGAACAAGGCGCGAAGGTGATCAGCTTGTCGGATTCGGATGGCACGATTTACGACCCAACGGGCATTGACGTGGAAAAACTGGCGTGGGTAATGGAACTCAAGAATGTGCGGCGCGGGCGTATTAGCGAATACGCTGAGCAGTTTCCTGCGCAGTATTTGCCCGGTAAGCGCCCGTGGGGATTGCCGTGTGATTGCGCGTTTCCGTGCGCGACCCAGAATGAAATGACCGCAGACGATGCCGATACCTTGCTGGCAAATGGCTGCACGCTGGTGTGCGAAGGCGCGAATATGCCGAGCACCTTGGAGGCGATAGCACGCTTTCAAGCGGCGCGGATTTTGTTTGCGCCGAGTAAGGCGGCGAATGCGGGAGGGGTAGCAACGTCGGGGTTGGAGATGAGCCAAAATGCGCTGCGCATGAGTTGGACACGCGGTGAAGTAGATAGCAAATTGCATTCGATTATGGTGAATATCCACCAGCAATGCGTGGAGACCGCAGCGGCTTACGGGCAGGCGGGCAATTACCTGGCAGGGGCAAATATTGCGGGTTTTGTGAAAGTAGCCGATGCGATGTTGGCGCAAGGCGTTATTTGA
- a CDS encoding cobyric acid synthase, with protein sequence MPTLMVQGCTSDAGKSTLVAGLCRVFKRRGLSVVPFKPQNMALNSAVTPDGGEIGRAQALQAQAAGVIPSVHLNPVLLKPNTDTGAQVILQGHSIGNLEALDYHSYKPKAAAAVFDSYARLCAEYDYVLVEGAGSPAEINLREGDIANMGFAEQADCPVILIADIDKGGVFAHLVGTLALLSETEQARVKGFVINRFRGDIALLQGGLDWLEAYTGKPVLGVLPYLHGLHLDAEDAVPENTPHPQPFPRKGGRELRVVVPRLPHISNHTDFEPLRLHPQVDFQYVGHLESIPAADLIILPGSKNVGFDLAWLRSQGWESAIQRHLRYGGKVIGICGGLQMLGQAIHDPHGIEGQPCSHTGLGLLDFETTLQPEKQLTNRRGTLAPPLTKGDQQGFLQGYEIHCGISTGRALEHPAVYLDGQPDGAMSIDGQIIATYLHGLFDSPDTLQSLLEWAGLPVTQTFDINAVREQQLERLADTLESHLAIQAVFDLLD encoded by the coding sequence ATGCCCACATTAATGGTGCAGGGCTGTACGTCGGATGCGGGTAAAAGCACGCTGGTGGCGGGGCTATGCCGCGTCTTCAAACGGCGTGGTTTATCCGTCGTACCGTTCAAGCCGCAGAACATGGCGTTAAACAGTGCGGTGACCCCCGATGGCGGCGAAATCGGGCGGGCGCAAGCCTTGCAAGCACAAGCAGCGGGCGTTATCCCCAGTGTCCACCTGAATCCCGTGCTGCTTAAGCCGAATACCGACACGGGGGCGCAAGTTATCTTGCAAGGGCATTCTATCGGCAATCTTGAAGCCCTCGATTACCACAGTTACAAACCCAAGGCAGCGGCGGCGGTGTTTGATTCCTATGCGCGGCTGTGTGCGGAATACGATTATGTGTTGGTGGAAGGCGCGGGTAGCCCGGCGGAAATCAATTTACGTGAGGGCGATATTGCCAATATGGGCTTTGCGGAACAGGCGGATTGCCCGGTGATTTTGATTGCGGACATCGACAAAGGTGGCGTATTTGCGCATTTGGTAGGTACGTTGGCGCTATTGTCTGAAACGGAACAGGCGCGGGTCAAAGGCTTTGTGATCAATCGGTTTCGCGGCGATATTGCGTTATTGCAAGGCGGGTTGGATTGGTTGGAAGCGTATACGGGCAAACCGGTGCTGGGCGTATTGCCGTATTTGCATGGGCTGCATTTGGATGCGGAGGATGCCGTGCCGGAGAATACCCCCCATCCCCAGCCCTTCCCCCGCAAGGGGGGCAGGGAGCTAAGAGTCGTTGTGCCACGCTTGCCGCATATTAGTAATCATACGGATTTTGAGCCGTTGCGCTTGCATCCGCAGGTGGATTTTCAGTACGTGGGGCATCTGGAAAGCATTCCGGCAGCGGATTTGATCATTTTACCGGGTAGCAAGAATGTTGGATTTGACTTGGCCTGGTTGCGCTCGCAAGGCTGGGAAAGCGCGATTCAGCGGCATTTACGTTATGGCGGGAAGGTGATTGGTATTTGCGGTGGCTTGCAAATGCTAGGGCAAGCAATTCACGACCCGCACGGTATCGAAGGTCAACCTTGTAGCCACACGGGGTTGGGTTTACTCGACTTTGAAACGACCTTGCAGCCTGAAAAGCAATTAACCAACCGACGTGGCACACTTGCCCCTCCCCTGACAAAGGGAGATCAGCAGGGGTTTCTGCAAGGCTACGAAATTCACTGCGGCATTAGCACCGGCAGGGCGTTGGAGCATCCCGCTGTGTATTTGGATGGGCAGCCGGATGGGGCAATGTCGATAGATGGACAGATCATCGCGACTTACTTACACGGTCTGTTTGATTCACCTGATACCCTACAAAGCTTGCTGGAATGGGCAGGGCTACCCGTAACACAAACGTTTGACATCAATGCCGTGCGTGAACAGCAACTGGAGCGCCTTGCCGATACGTTGGAATCACACCTTGCCATACAAGCCGTATTCGACTTGCTGGATTAA
- a CDS encoding beta-propeller domain-containing protein, with product MKTTTFARFLPVLYVPWLISCASLDAPIDNDNGGLQKTNAAELRDYLLKSYQQPRYSPSLGAPVAAPAPAAASVAARAPAFSTTNLQERGVDEADLIKTDGRHVYAIGAPNNQHYQDNTLRIMQINDGGKNLQEVKRLTLPEGSSLQNLYLAGKQRRLVTLGNAYQAMPVPMPMPAGTARMMPPPYMMPRPQQTELNYIDVRQPEKAASTLQVQLDGNLNASRRVGDTLYLVLQSYPQINMNSGLDKLTAQDFLPTYRTADGKTGSLVTADDCYVNRPPKTADADSGYYSNNIISVVAVDLNAADFRFKSRCYVGNTDTLYASPQALYLATTDYQYNQAQGARSNTGIHKFAFTGTDIAYRGSGFVPGHLSGQEASFRFSEQDGYLRVITQNDQFSDPSMAITAPYGKSPGILSILKEGGKDGLQLVSQLPNRKRPQHIGKPEEQLYASRFVGDQAYLITFRSTDPLYVLDLTNPQDPYIAGELEIPGFSDYLHPVGKHLLLGIGKDALPDPQGEFRGAWYQGMKLSLFDTSKPGEMKEVDKLILGKRGTDSAALHDHHAVSVLPVGTDLRVALPIKLHDTPQAGMQGQPSDYYGHTQTGLYRFEVDKAAKKIRQLPPLITERGREEYWSYPQNDRSVMIGDYVHYFHNGNFWSQRW from the coding sequence ATGAAAACAACAACATTCGCCCGCTTTTTACCTGTACTCTATGTACCTTGGTTAATTTCCTGCGCCTCGTTAGACGCACCGATTGATAACGACAACGGGGGATTACAGAAAACCAACGCCGCAGAATTACGCGATTACTTGCTGAAATCCTATCAGCAACCTCGCTATTCCCCGTCACTGGGAGCGCCTGTCGCAGCGCCTGCGCCTGCTGCCGCATCTGTTGCCGCCAGAGCGCCTGCTTTTTCCACCACCAATCTGCAAGAGCGCGGGGTCGATGAAGCTGACCTCATTAAAACCGACGGTCGCCATGTCTACGCCATCGGCGCACCCAATAACCAGCATTACCAAGACAACACCCTGCGGATTATGCAGATCAACGACGGCGGCAAAAACCTACAAGAAGTCAAACGCCTGACCCTGCCCGAAGGCAGCAGCCTGCAAAATCTTTACCTCGCCGGTAAACAACGCCGTCTGGTGACACTAGGCAATGCGTATCAAGCCATGCCTGTTCCCATGCCGATGCCCGCCGGAACAGCGCGTATGATGCCACCACCTTACATGATGCCGCGTCCACAACAAACAGAATTGAACTACATAGACGTGCGCCAGCCTGAAAAAGCCGCGTCCACCCTGCAAGTGCAATTGGATGGCAATCTCAACGCCAGTCGCCGCGTGGGTGATACGCTGTATCTGGTATTGCAAAGTTACCCACAAATCAACATGAATAGCGGGCTGGATAAACTCACCGCACAAGACTTTCTGCCTACCTATCGCACCGCTGATGGTAAAACAGGCTCATTGGTCACGGCGGATGATTGCTACGTCAACCGCCCGCCCAAGACGGCTGATGCGGATTCCGGCTATTACAGCAACAATATTATCAGCGTGGTCGCCGTTGACTTGAACGCCGCCGACTTCCGCTTCAAAAGCCGTTGCTACGTGGGCAATACCGACACCTTGTACGCCTCACCGCAAGCGCTCTACCTTGCCACCACCGACTACCAATACAACCAAGCGCAAGGCGCTCGCAGCAATACCGGCATTCATAAGTTTGCGTTCACCGGCACTGACATTGCTTACCGTGGTAGCGGCTTCGTGCCGGGGCATTTGAGCGGGCAGGAAGCCTCCTTCCGTTTCAGCGAACAGGATGGCTATTTGCGCGTCATTACCCAAAATGACCAATTCAGTGACCCATCAATGGCGATTACCGCCCCTTACGGCAAATCGCCCGGCATTCTCAGCATCCTCAAAGAAGGCGGCAAAGACGGTTTGCAACTGGTCTCACAATTGCCCAACCGCAAGCGCCCGCAACACATCGGCAAACCCGAAGAACAGCTTTACGCTTCGCGCTTTGTCGGTGATCAGGCGTATTTAATCACCTTCCGCAGCACTGACCCGCTGTATGTGCTGGATTTGACCAACCCGCAAGATCCGTACATCGCAGGCGAGTTGGAAATCCCCGGCTTCTCTGACTACTTGCACCCCGTCGGCAAACACTTGCTGCTGGGCATTGGCAAAGATGCGCTGCCCGACCCACAGGGTGAGTTCCGGGGCGCATGGTATCAAGGCATGAAACTTTCCCTGTTCGACACCAGCAAACCGGGTGAGATGAAAGAAGTCGATAAGCTGATTCTCGGCAAACGCGGCACCGATTCCGCCGCGCTGCACGATCACCATGCGGTTAGCGTGTTGCCCGTGGGTACGGATTTGCGGGTAGCGTTGCCGATTAAGTTACACGATACCCCGCAAGCAGGAATGCAGGGGCAACCGTCCGATTATTACGGTCACACCCAAACCGGGCTGTACCGGTTTGAAGTGGATAAAGCTGCCAAGAAGATCCGTCAGTTGCCCCCGCTGATTACTGAGCGTGGGCGCGAAGAATATTGGAGCTACCCGCAGAATGACCGCAGCGTGATGATTGGCGATTACGTGCATTACTTCCACAATGGGAATTTCTGGTCGCAACGCTGGTAA